In Scatophagus argus isolate fScaArg1 chromosome 7, fScaArg1.pri, whole genome shotgun sequence, a genomic segment contains:
- the pamr1b gene encoding inactive serine protease PAMR1 encodes MLSAGRGLQLGQTHRGMHTIPWTSTFISGKEGWFLYIFPFILISLPHGTAWPYDYRYLYNHCPGPEWNVMCRGCCEYDVIRCKCPLQGTPVGYAVPCCRNAINECDPCIIHPGCSIFENCKRCNNGTWGPRDDFFISGQYCAECRPGWSGGDCMRCGGVIHKRQGHLVLESYPNNARCEWTIQVDRPFTIELRFMMLSLEFHHSCRYDFVEVRDGDSINARVIGRFCGNNRPAPVQSSGNSLHILFVSDGYKNFDGFFATFQENSACSSSPCLHDGTCILDSSYTYHCACLAGYTGKRCENVVGCHRPPVPTHGSTEGLFHHSGARITFRCDPGYELRGVHTAICLSDGTWSAPAPECVPAERVCALPAKPANGDHFLVYGPNDVLIALQYLCYQPYELSGNSQRTCLPNNTWSGTPPVCTQVNNTLTEAEKDKDKAKGTDIYSDKDISKTKEKGQENTAGEKESAGGKDFGHKNTTGVEREDKYTGTIPEKTTSEGRNEEEPEESNTGSEKSTASSKDKVDSKSPDSSLNTVENKEPEVGTTPEKKQDGLDTNFEKGKTDITEIIVIKDKGQEENERKEKQVNGKRDPDKVGPNDTKLRTVKTESENTVEIFELEMTKNNTVVLDTKDTKRENNSVSSSDPGGKIIFTKVNITQYRAGGEESGKPKEKLTTKEDKTKKVSPEKTQEESEEQREEKEKEKEKEANQSFTEKGCPPLPRLYHGYHQLVPGLEPETVQFFCNHSYALSGDAQRTCQPDGTWSGNQPLCVRACREPKVSELVRQRVLSPQVPSRKTPVHKLYSSGLGRHLQSGSPTKGPTVLSQLPQGFHHLYTHIEYECASPLYQHYGSSRRTCLKTGKWSGRHVSCSPVCGKHPTFDPERPAEAHWPWLAAIYRRSTNGAETKVTKADSQLGSLKRDDEAGTGNHNQASDWQLVCSGALVNQRSVVVAAHCVTELGKVYPLDAAKIKVVVGKYYRDDHRQSKGLQHLRVASIAVHPNYDPHILDSDVAVVKLLDKARIGDKVLPLCLSDSQEEEVTAEQGLVTGWSLLPGSSLGPDEKARVGLVHLAHVVPCEQQYARNGVPVSVTDNMLCASQKPDYGQSNICPSDTGGILVLPALSEYQASNNQKSSLSFTEVKGENKGLWRLLGLVSFGYDQGECDPELYTVYTHVANFKDWIESNMK; translated from the exons GTTGCAGTATATTTGAGAACTGTAAGCGTTGTAACAATGGGACATGGGGCCCCAGGGATGACTTCTTCATTAGTGGCCAATACTGCGCTGAGTGTCGGCCTGGCTGGTCTGGTGGAGATTGCATGA GGTGTGGAGGAGTGATCCACAAACGGCAGGGCCACTTGGTGCTGGAGAGTTACCCAAACAACGCTCGGTGTGAGTGGACTATTCAGGTGGACCGTCCCTTTACCATAGAACTCAG GTTCATGATGCTGAGTTTGGAGTTTCACCATTCTTGTCGTTACGACTTCGTGGAAGTCCGAGATGGTGACAGCATCAACGCGCGTGTAATAGGTCGATTCTGTGGGAACAACAGACCTGCCCCAGTTCAGAGCTCCGGCAACAGTCTGCACATACTCTTTGTGTCAGATGGTTACAAGAATTTTGATGGATTCTTTGCCACTTTCCAGGAGAACTCAG cttgcaGTTCCTCTCCTTGCCTGCATGATGGGACTTGTATCCTGGACAGTTCTTACACTTACCATTGTGCCTGTTTGGCTGGCTACACAGGGAAGAGGTGTGAAAATG TGGTGGGATGCCACAGGCCTCCAGTGCCCACCCATGGATCCACAGAGGGTTTGTTCCATCACTCCGGGGCTCGCATCACTTTCCGTTGCGATCCTGGCTACGAACTGCGGGGGGTTCATACTGCCATCTGCCTGAGTGATGGCACATGGAGTGCTCCTGCCCCAGAGTGTG TGCCAGCGGAAAGAGTATGTGCTTTACCAGCCAAGCCAGCAAATGGGGACCACTTCTTGGTTTATGGACCCAATGATGTCCTTATTGCTCTACAGTACCTGTGCTACCAGCCCTATGAACTCAGTGGAAACTCCCAGAGAACCTGCCTCCCCAACAACACCTGGAGTGGGACTCCTCCTGTTTGCACCCAAG TGAACAATACCCTAACTGAAGcagaaaaggacaaagacaaGGCAAAAGGAACAGATATATACAGTGACAAAGACATCTCCAAAACTAAAGAAAAAGGTCAAGAGAACACagctggagaaaaagaaagtgctGGGGGGAAAGACTTTGGGCACAAAAATACAACAGGAGTTGAAAGAGAAGATAAATACACTGGTACCattccagagaaaactacgtCTGAGGGTAGGAATGAAGAAGAGCCTGAGGAAAGCAATACTGGGTCAGAGAAATCCACTGCAAGCAGCAAAGACAAAGTGGATAGTAAAAGCCCAGACAGCAGCCTGAATACAGTTGAAAACAAAGAACCTGAGGTAGGAACAACACCTGAGAAAAAACAAGACGGCCTAGACACAAACTTTGAGAAAGGAAAGACTGATATCACAGAGATAATTGTGATAAAGGACAAAGGACAAGAAGAGAAcgaaaggaaagagaaacaagtGAATGGAAAAAGAGATCCAGATAAAGTCGGCCCAAATGATACCAAGCTGAGGACGGTCAAAACTGAGAGTGAAAACACAGTGGAGATTTTTGAACTGGAAATGACAAAGAACAACACAGTTGTACTTGATACAaaggacacaaagagagaaaataatagTGTTAGTTCTTCAGACCCAGGAGGGAAAATCATTTTCACTAAAGTCAACATTACACAGTACAGAGCAGGAGGTGAGGAAAGTGggaaaccaaaagaaaaactaaCAACTAAAGAGGACAAGACAAAGAAGGTTTCTCCTGAAAAAACACAGGAGGAGtcggaggagcagagggaggaaaaagaaaaagaaaaggagaaagaagccAACCAAAGCTTCACCG AGAAAGGCTGCCCACCACTGCCTCGCCTGTATCATGGCTACCACCAGCTGGTGCCCGGGCTGGAGCCTGAAACAGTGCAGTTCTTCTGTAACCACTCCTACGCTCTCAGTGGTGATGCTCAACGTACCTGTCAGCCAGATGGTACCTGGAGTGGCAACCAGCCCCTCTGTGTCAGAG catgTCGGGAGCCCAAAGTGTCAGAGCTGGTTAGACAAAGAGTCCTGTCGCCCCAGGTACCATCCAG AAAGACACCTGTGCATAAGCTCTACTCCTCTGGGCTTGGACGACATCTCCAGTCAGGCAGCCCAACTAAAGGCCCCACAGTGCTTTCCCAGTTGCCCCAGGGCTTTCACCACCTTTACACACATATAGAGTATGAGTGTGCCTCTCCACTCTACCAGCACTATGGGAGTTCTCGTCGCACTTGCTTGAAGACTGGGAAATGGAGTGGACGTCATGTGTCCTGTTCACCAG TGTGTGGGAAGCATCCAACCTTTGACCCAGAGAGGCCAGCAGAGGCTCACTGGCCTTGGCTGGCAGCCATCTACCGCCGTTCCACCAACGGAGCTGAGACAAAGGTGACCAAGGCAGACAGCCAGCTAGGGTCTCTCAAGAGGGACGACGAAGCAGGAACTGGCAACCACAATCAGGCCTCTGACTGGCAGCTAGTGTGCAGCGGTGCTCTGGTGAACCAAAGGAGTGTGGTTGTTGCAGCGCACTGTGTGACAGAACTGGGGAAGGTGTATCCTTTGGATGCAGCCAAGATCAAGGTGGTGGTGGGGAAGTACTACCGTGATGACCACAGGCAAAGTAAAGGTCTTCAGCACCTGAGG GTGGCCTCCATTGCTGTTCATCCAAACTATGACCCCCATATTCTTGACTCTGACGTGGCTGTGGTCAAGTTACTGGACAAAGCAAGGATCGGGGACAAGGTCCTGCCCCTATGTCTCTCAGACAGTCAGGAAGAAGAGGTGACCGCTGAACAAGGGCTTGTTACAGGCTGGTCTCTACTGCCTGGATCAAGTTTAGGTCCTGATGAGAAGGCAAGGGTTGGACTTGTTCACCTTGCTCATGTAGTCCCATGTGAGCAGCAGTATGCTCGTAACGGTGTGCCAGTGAGTGTCACAGACAATATGCTCTGTGCCAGCCAGAAGCCTGACTATGGACAGTCTAACATATGTCCCTCTGACACGGGGGGAATCCTTGTGCTCCCTGCCCTCTCTGAATACCAAGCCAGCAACAACCAGAAGTCATCTCTAAGCTTCACAGAGGTAAAGGGGGAGAACAAAGGGTTGTGGAGACTTCTGGGACTGGTGAGCTTTGGCTATGACCAAGGAGAGTGTGATCCTGAGCTCTACACTGTCTACACACATGTAGCCAACTTCAAAGACTGGATAGAAAgcaatatgaaatga